A single Gadus macrocephalus chromosome 22, ASM3116895v1 DNA region contains:
- the snx27a gene encoding sorting nexin-27a isoform X2 yields the protein MYCWNTGNSVSVEGATHKQVVDLIRAGEKELVLAVLSVPAQEAEGLEAGDEGAINPTYDYGDKQAVPISVPSYKQVEQHAERFVVYNVFMSGRQLCSKRYREFSILHQNLKREFATYSFPKLPGKWPFSLSEQQLDARRRGLEEYLERVCSVRVIGESDIMQEFLSESDENYNGVSDVELRIALPDKTTISVRIRKNSTTDQVYQTLMMKVGMDSIMASYFALFEVINQSFVRKLAPNEFPHKLYVQNYTSAVPGTCLALRKWLFSTEEEELLRDNLLALHYCFYQALDDVKKGFIKMEDNSYQLQKLAEQRKMTAYLSLLRSCEGYNELLFPHCSCDSRRKGHVITAISIQHFKLHACTEDGTLENQVIAFEWAEMQRWDTDEEGVAFCFEYARGEKKPRWVKIFTPYFNYMHECFERVFCELKWRKQVEEEESDKDNKNCTDSEYLPPLKTQQKGWRHLGGEIATS from the exons AAACAGCGTGAGCGTTGAGGGGGCCACGCACAAGCAGGTGGTGGACCTGATCCGGGCGGGGGAGAAGGAGCTGGTGCTGGCCGTGCTGTCGGTGCCGGCCCAGGAGGCAGAGGGGCTGGAGGCCGGCGACGAGGGCGCCATCAACCCCACCTACGACTACGGGGACAAGCAGGCGGTGCCCATCTCGGTGCCGAGCTACAAGCAGGTGGAGCAGCACGCCGAGAGGTTTGTG GTGTACAACGTGTTCATGTCCGGCAGACAGTTGTGCTCCAAGCGCTACCGAGAGTTTTCCATCCTCCACCAGAACCTGAAGAGGGAGTTTGCCACCTACAGCTTCCCCAAGCTGCCCGGGAAGTGGCCCTTCTCCCTCTCGGAGCAGCAGCTGGACGCACGGCGCCGGGGCCTGGAGGAGTACctggagagag TCTGTTCAGTGCGGGTGATCGGGGAGAGCGACATAATGCAAGAGTTCCTCTCTGAATCTGATGAG AATTACAACGGCGTGTCAGACGTGGAGCTACGAATAGCGCTTCCAGACAAGACTACAATCTCTGTTCGAATACGCAAGaacagcaccacagaccaggtcTACCAg aCGTTGATGATGAAGGTGGGGATGGACAGTATCATGGCCAGCTACTTCGCCCTCTTTGAGGTCATCAACCAGTCGTTTG TGCGTAAGCTGGCGCCCAACGAGTTCCCCCACAAGCTGTATGTGCAGAACTACACGTCGGCAGTGCCGGGCACGTGCCTCGCGCTGCGCAAGTGGCTGTTcagcacggaggaggaggagctgctgcgCGACAACCTGCTGGCCCTGCACTACTGCTTCTACCAG GCGCTGGACGATGTGAAGAAGGGATTCATCAAGATGGAGGACAACTCCTACCAGCTGCAGAAGCTGGCAGAGCAGCGCAAGATGACTGCG TACCTGAGCCTGCTGCGCTCCTGCGAGGGCTACAACGAGCTGCTCTTCCCCCACTGCTCCTGTGACTCCCGGAGGAAGGGCCACGTCATCACGGCCATCAGCATCCAGCACTTCAAGCTGCACGCCTGCACCGAGGACGGCAcgctggag AACCAGGTGATCGCGTTTGAGTGGGCTGAGATGCAGCGGTGGGACACGGATGAGGAGGGCGTGGCCTTCTGCTTCGAGTACGCCCGGGGAGAGAAGAAGCCGCGCTGGGTCAAAATCTTCACGCCCTAT TTCAACTACATGCATGAGTGCTTTGAGCGAGTCTTCTGTGAGCTGAAGTGGCGGAAGCAG gtggaggaggaggagtcggacAAGGACAACAAGAACTGCACTGACAGTG